A single window of Methanoregula sp. DNA harbors:
- a CDS encoding Fe-S cluster assembly protein HesB yields MSGSSSGKVKKVIQILGRKYGTIAWWHGNTDEVMIGAILTQQTRWENVEKALKHLRHEGLCSIAAIRDADKTILENAIRCTGFFRIKAARLKSLAVQVMDKSGGIGAMASQPDDDLRKNLLSVYGIGEETADSILCYGFSRPSFVIDAYTDRICRCAGITTRRHALKSLFENALPCDAGTFQQVHAHIVEYAKEYCGKKRCKECTIRTLNG; encoded by the coding sequence ATGTCGGGATCCAGTTCCGGTAAGGTAAAAAAGGTCATACAGATTCTCGGCAGGAAATACGGGACGATTGCATGGTGGCACGGGAATACCGATGAGGTAATGATTGGTGCAATCCTCACCCAGCAGACCCGGTGGGAGAACGTGGAAAAAGCCCTCAAACATCTCCGGCACGAGGGACTGTGCTCGATTGCCGCAATCAGGGACGCTGACAAGACAATCCTCGAAAATGCCATCCGGTGCACCGGTTTTTTCCGGATAAAAGCGGCCCGGTTAAAATCACTTGCGGTACAGGTGATGGATAAATCGGGAGGTATAGGGGCAATGGCATCCCAACCAGATGATGATCTACGGAAGAACCTTCTTAGTGTATATGGAATTGGAGAGGAAACTGCCGATAGTATCCTCTGTTATGGTTTTTCCCGACCCAGCTTTGTGATCGATGCATATACTGACCGGATCTGCCGGTGCGCCGGTATAACAACCAGACGACATGCATTAAAAAGTCTCTTTGAAAATGCATTACCCTGCGACGCGGGCACATTCCAGCAGGTACATGCACACATCGTTGAGTATGCAAAGGAATACTGTGGAAAAAAGAGGTGTAAGGAATGCACAATCCGGACTTTGAACGGATAG
- the npdG gene encoding NADPH-dependent F420 reductase encodes MRIGIVGGTGDIGEGIAMRLASDFEIIIGSREPDKAVSTSRCCMDILQKRGVPCCCSGVPNQEAVDEADVVILAIPFKHLASTLATLSGFEDKIVVSPINPMEKRDFFTFVPPPEGSAALLVQKMLPKTARVCSAFNTIAANKWRALDEELSYSVPVCGDDADAKKQVMEIVNRVSSLQAFDAGPLAVSALVESLTPLLLNIARYNRMRDVGIQFR; translated from the coding sequence GTGAGGATCGGTATAGTCGGAGGTACCGGGGATATCGGCGAGGGCATAGCGATGCGCCTGGCCTCTGATTTTGAAATCATTATCGGCTCAAGGGAGCCGGATAAGGCTGTCTCTACAAGCAGGTGCTGCATGGATATTTTGCAGAAACGGGGGGTACCCTGTTGCTGCAGCGGGGTACCGAACCAAGAAGCAGTGGATGAAGCCGATGTAGTCATCCTTGCAATCCCCTTTAAGCATCTCGCTTCAACGCTTGCCACACTTTCAGGATTTGAAGATAAAATTGTCGTGAGCCCCATAAACCCGATGGAGAAGCGCGATTTCTTTACCTTTGTTCCCCCGCCTGAGGGTTCTGCAGCATTGCTGGTGCAGAAAATGCTCCCTAAAACCGCAAGGGTCTGCTCTGCGTTCAACACGATTGCCGCGAATAAATGGAGGGCACTTGATGAGGAACTGAGCTATTCGGTTCCGGTGTGCGGGGATGATGCGGATGCAAAGAAGCAGGTGATGGAAATTGTGAACAGGGTCTCTTCGCTTCAAGCATTTGATGCCGGTCCGCTCGCGGTATCTGCATTGGTAGAGTCGCTCACCCCGCTTCTGTTAAACATCGCACGTTACAACAGGATGAGGGATGTCGGGATCCAGTTCCGGTAA
- the trxA gene encoding thioredoxin, with protein MTRPVLYDFFATWCGPCRMQTPILEELKKKMGDSVEIKKVDVDQHMDLAEKFGIRVVPTLVIEKDGKVIQMMEGVTDAATLEKLIKPLVG; from the coding sequence ATGACCAGACCGGTATTGTATGACTTTTTTGCCACGTGGTGCGGCCCATGCAGGATGCAGACGCCAATCCTTGAGGAACTGAAAAAGAAGATGGGGGATTCTGTTGAGATCAAAAAGGTCGATGTGGACCAGCACATGGACCTTGCTGAAAAATTCGGGATTCGTGTTGTCCCGACATTGGTCATCGAAAAAGACGGAAAGGTTATCCAGATGATGGAGGGCGTCACCGATGCGGCAACCCTTGAAAAACTCATAAAACCGCTGGTGGGATAG
- a CDS encoding preprotein translocase subunit SecD, whose amino-acid sequence MNSKEIKTLLSDWRVAMLILLVAGSLVAIYFYPSFNPQKGVEGNLQFGLDLQQGAWLQLEFRAEVIGFTTDRPLSEFISDLSKTLDTEVQVVDENHLEIRKFYNQEDLAALVEASGGKVISYQPGVSKATAEDVKRILENKINTLGTKDAKVNTLTGLNNVARYVRVELAGVDMNQAQAIVGKQGKFEIRVQTAGNQTEHVLYGDSITSVQNPAQEPPGSNTWGVGFTLSSAGANAFRDAAIKYGATVDPSRHHLVMLLDNKTVYSAPLSDDLAGKVQTENIRQLFASTGQGKYGMQQATNLEIHLRAGALPVDVAVAGSGSQSAPLGEHFKTMCILAGILALVTVGLVIFLRYREPGIVLPMVLINASEIIILLGFISLIRFQMDLPTIAGIIAVLGTGIDQLVVITDEILHEGKVPSPNLYLKRLSRALSIIIVAAATVIIAMIPLALMDLSTLKGFALITIMGVLVGVLVTRPAYGRIIMAILSK is encoded by the coding sequence ATGAACTCAAAGGAAATAAAAACCCTCCTTTCTGACTGGCGCGTCGCAATGCTGATACTCCTTGTTGCAGGATCCTTGGTCGCTATCTACTTCTACCCGTCCTTTAATCCCCAGAAAGGTGTTGAGGGAAATCTCCAGTTCGGGCTTGACCTCCAGCAGGGGGCATGGCTGCAGCTTGAGTTCCGTGCCGAGGTCATCGGATTTACAACCGACCGGCCTCTCAGCGAGTTTATTTCAGACCTGTCCAAAACGCTTGATACCGAGGTGCAGGTTGTAGATGAAAACCATCTCGAAATACGAAAATTCTACAACCAGGAAGACCTGGCCGCGCTTGTCGAAGCATCCGGAGGAAAAGTCATCTCGTACCAGCCCGGAGTATCAAAGGCGACCGCGGAAGATGTGAAGCGGATTCTTGAAAACAAGATAAATACTCTGGGAACAAAGGACGCAAAAGTCAACACGCTTACCGGCCTGAACAATGTTGCACGCTACGTCCGTGTTGAACTAGCCGGCGTTGACATGAACCAGGCACAAGCGATTGTCGGAAAACAAGGCAAATTCGAGATACGGGTCCAGACCGCGGGCAACCAGACCGAGCATGTCCTGTATGGCGATTCCATCACGAGCGTACAGAACCCCGCACAGGAACCCCCGGGGAGTAACACATGGGGTGTCGGGTTTACCCTTAGCAGTGCCGGTGCAAATGCCTTCCGTGATGCTGCGATCAAATACGGGGCAACGGTTGACCCGTCCAGGCATCATCTTGTTATGCTGCTCGATAACAAGACGGTCTATTCAGCACCCCTGTCAGATGATCTTGCGGGTAAAGTACAGACTGAGAATATCCGCCAGCTATTTGCATCGACGGGACAGGGAAAGTACGGGATGCAGCAGGCGACCAACCTTGAAATCCATCTCCGGGCCGGGGCATTGCCCGTTGATGTGGCTGTCGCCGGTTCAGGCTCACAATCCGCACCCCTGGGGGAGCATTTCAAGACGATGTGCATCCTTGCCGGGATCCTTGCCCTTGTTACCGTCGGGCTTGTAATATTTTTACGGTACCGTGAACCCGGCATTGTGCTCCCGATGGTGCTGATCAACGCGTCGGAGATTATTATCCTGCTGGGATTCATCAGTCTCATCAGGTTCCAGATGGACCTGCCCACCATTGCGGGTATTATCGCGGTTCTTGGAACAGGGATCGACCAGCTGGTCGTGATAACTGATGAGATCCTTCATGAAGGAAAAGTCCCGTCTCCGAACCTGTATTTAAAGAGGCTTTCGCGAGCCCTCAGTATTATTATTGTTGCCGCTGCAACGGTGATTATTGCCATGATACCCCTTGCGCTCATGGATCTTTCAACTCTGAAAGGGTTTGCGCTTATCACCATCATGGGCGTGCTTGTTGGCGTACTGGTAACCCGTCCTGCATATGGGCGCATAATCATGGCAATCCTTTCAAAATAA
- a CDS encoding protein translocase subunit SecF — protein sequence MGLMKYNIEKFSPQQLVIIPLILLALSLVLLAINTAATGMPVTPGIDFSGGTAVTVLTTDSKDQIRAAFTGYPLLDIGEGVNNGKFLKFGTMDDATYRALTNLINQKYPDAKVDQIGESFGKTLQSQAVIALILSFIGMSIVVFLSFRTFVPSCAVVLSAFADMVMTAAAMNIVGIPLSLGTTAALLMLIGYSVDSDILLTNRVLKRQGKLNEKLQGAFHTGIIMTSTTFSAVAAMFLVSWFGQVQIIMEISAVLLIGLIFDVLNTWLTNAGILKWYVQKGGGK from the coding sequence ATGGGATTGATGAAATACAATATAGAAAAATTCTCACCACAACAGCTGGTGATCATCCCGCTCATTTTATTGGCGCTTTCACTCGTGTTGCTTGCGATAAATACTGCTGCAACAGGTATGCCGGTCACGCCGGGGATTGATTTTTCGGGTGGTACGGCGGTCACGGTCCTGACCACTGACAGCAAAGACCAAATCCGGGCTGCATTCACCGGATACCCTCTTCTTGATATAGGTGAGGGAGTGAATAATGGCAAATTCCTCAAGTTCGGAACAATGGATGACGCAACATACCGGGCTCTTACCAACCTGATCAACCAGAAGTATCCTGATGCGAAGGTTGACCAGATTGGAGAATCTTTTGGAAAGACCCTCCAGTCCCAGGCAGTTATCGCGCTGATCCTCTCCTTTATCGGGATGTCAATCGTTGTCTTTCTCTCATTCCGCACGTTTGTCCCGTCGTGTGCAGTGGTCCTCTCTGCTTTTGCTGACATGGTGATGACTGCGGCTGCGATGAATATTGTCGGAATTCCGCTCTCGCTGGGCACGACTGCTGCACTCCTGATGCTTATCGGGTATTCCGTGGATAGTGATATCCTGCTGACAAACCGTGTGCTCAAAAGGCAGGGCAAGCTGAACGAAAAATTACAAGGGGCATTTCATACCGGCATCATCATGACCTCGACAACGTTCTCTGCTGTCGCAGCGATGTTTCTTGTCTCATGGTTCGGTCAGGTGCAGATCATCATGGAGATATCAGCAGTGCTCCTGATCGGGCTGATCTTTGACGTCCTGAACACATGGCTTACCAATGCAGGAATCCTGAAATGGTACGTCCAGAAAGGAGGCGGGAAATGA
- a CDS encoding DUF2551 domain-containing protein, with amino-acid sequence MRSPQEIKRVIEVRLRSYISRDRTGIRRELLRLFVRIKSMTIAELVAELQKQFSVTFHKIASMVGIIASRIGILRVTKKPDGVSSFELKDKYIDVVVRIVGVG; translated from the coding sequence ATGAGATCTCCACAAGAGATCAAGAGAGTCATCGAAGTTCGCCTCAGGTCCTACATCTCCCGTGACAGAACAGGTATCCGGCGGGAGCTCCTCAGGCTCTTTGTTAGAATCAAATCGATGACGATTGCTGAGCTTGTCGCAGAACTCCAGAAACAGTTTTCCGTTACATTCCATAAGATTGCATCAATGGTTGGCATAATTGCATCCCGAATCGGTATTTTGCGGGTCACAAAGAAGCCCGATGGCGTCAGTTCGTTTGAACTCAAGGACAAGTATATCGATGTCGTGGTAAGGATCGTCGGAGTCGGTTGA
- a CDS encoding archease: protein MSFKEISHTADVKIQVCAPTLESLFSETCNALMQVMYGPVRKGIVKKEIAITSTDTESLLLEFLSEVLFVSEVEGIVFSDARVRIDGLNLHAELAGEPFDRDRHALGTEVKGISYSGLSIRQDANGYMVDIIFDV, encoded by the coding sequence ATGAGTTTTAAGGAAATTTCCCATACTGCTGATGTGAAGATTCAGGTTTGCGCACCAACCCTTGAATCCCTTTTTTCAGAAACCTGCAATGCATTGATGCAGGTAATGTATGGCCCGGTACGCAAAGGGATTGTGAAAAAGGAAATTGCCATCACTTCGACCGATACCGAGTCGTTGCTCCTTGAATTTCTTTCAGAAGTCCTTTTTGTCTCTGAAGTGGAGGGGATCGTATTTTCCGATGCCCGGGTCAGGATCGATGGTCTCAACCTGCATGCAGAACTTGCGGGAGAACCCTTTGACAGGGACCGGCATGCACTCGGGACTGAGGTGAAAGGCATCTCATATTCCGGGCTTTCGATCCGGCAGGATGCAAATGGCTATATGGTGGACATCATATTTGATGTATAG
- a CDS encoding RtcB family protein — MRVPGRFFLSESLEKILEPGAVQQLANVATLPGIIKNSLAMPDIHWGYGFPIGGVAAFDLTEGVISPGGVGFDINCGVRLLATPLAQKDVAGRKDLIETLFHAVPTGVGAKSAQKVTGHVLEQMMVKGARWAVDAGLGEENDLLRCEEGGYMKEANIKEVSSKAKQRGIPQGGTLGSGNHFLELQVVREIYDENSAKAFGLYQDQVCCMIHCGSRGLGHQTCTDHIRILEGAVKKYQIKLPDRQLACAPISSPEGEAYFGAMAASANYAWANRQLITHTTRNVLKKMFGTGYEEMPLVYDVAHNVAKIEEHIVFGRKERVCVHRKGATRSFGPHAPDIPPELSSIGQPVIIPGSMGTSSFVLRGTQGAMEQTFGSTCHGAGRVMSRTQAKKRLSGKDVAARLALQGILVKAPNEAAIADEAPEVYKPSEDVVRVVHDAGLSLLVARLDPLGVIKG, encoded by the coding sequence ATGCGGGTTCCTGGGCGCTTTTTCCTTTCGGAATCGCTTGAAAAAATACTTGAGCCGGGCGCAGTCCAGCAGCTTGCCAATGTTGCGACGCTGCCGGGAATTATAAAAAATTCCCTCGCGATGCCTGACATCCACTGGGGGTATGGTTTCCCGATTGGCGGGGTCGCCGCATTCGACCTCACGGAAGGCGTTATTTCGCCGGGTGGTGTCGGGTTTGATATCAATTGCGGGGTCCGGTTGCTCGCCACCCCCCTCGCTCAAAAAGATGTCGCGGGAAGAAAAGACTTAATCGAGACCCTCTTCCATGCTGTTCCGACAGGTGTGGGCGCAAAAAGCGCGCAAAAGGTGACAGGTCACGTTCTTGAGCAGATGATGGTCAAAGGCGCCCGCTGGGCGGTTGATGCGGGGTTGGGGGAGGAAAACGATCTTTTGCGCTGCGAGGAAGGGGGGTACATGAAGGAGGCAAACATAAAAGAGGTCTCTTCCAAAGCAAAACAGCGTGGCATCCCCCAAGGAGGTACACTGGGATCCGGCAACCACTTTCTTGAACTGCAGGTCGTGCGCGAGATCTATGATGAGAATTCAGCCAAAGCGTTCGGCCTTTATCAGGATCAGGTCTGCTGCATGATCCACTGCGGCTCCCGCGGCCTCGGTCACCAGACATGTACGGACCATATCAGAATACTTGAGGGTGCTGTCAAAAAATACCAGATTAAATTACCGGACCGCCAGCTTGCGTGCGCCCCCATCAGCTCACCGGAAGGAGAAGCATATTTCGGGGCCATGGCAGCATCGGCAAATTATGCCTGGGCAAACCGCCAGTTGATCACGCATACCACAAGAAATGTCCTTAAAAAAATGTTTGGCACCGGGTATGAGGAAATGCCCCTTGTTTACGATGTGGCCCATAACGTGGCAAAGATCGAAGAGCACATTGTTTTTGGGAGAAAGGAAAGGGTCTGCGTTCACCGGAAGGGAGCTACACGTTCATTCGGCCCGCATGCACCGGATATCCCCCCGGAACTCTCATCCATAGGACAACCCGTCATCATTCCCGGTAGTATGGGAACCTCTTCATTCGTCCTGCGCGGGACTCAAGGGGCAATGGAACAGACATTCGGGAGCACCTGCCATGGTGCCGGCAGGGTGATGAGCCGGACACAGGCAAAAAAGAGATTATCCGGAAAAGATGTGGCGGCCAGGCTCGCCCTGCAGGGAATTCTTGTAAAAGCTCCCAATGAAGCTGCAATCGCTGACGAAGCACCCGAGGTGTATAAACCAAGTGAAGACGTTGTCCGGGTGGTGCACGATGCCGGGCTCTCCCTGCTCGTCGCCCGCCTTGATCCTCTCGGGGTGATCAAGGGGTGA
- a CDS encoding DUF2111 domain-containing protein, translated as MHRYTLSASAGADDLEPVANAIHELLNRLPVTAKSRDKPGIRVEEGRVVDRDYTGPVLEDAIRANKMIKTTPASGAYKGVPVTVTPFRDCDGAAIGAIGVVDITGIFDLATLMEHQSAILKQVCGKDPCPLPSESIGAKR; from the coding sequence ATGCACCGCTATACCCTTTCTGCCAGCGCCGGGGCAGATGACCTGGAACCTGTTGCCAATGCCATCCATGAATTGCTCAACCGACTTCCGGTGACTGCAAAGTCCCGGGATAAACCGGGCATCCGGGTTGAGGAGGGCAGGGTGGTTGACCGGGACTATACCGGACCTGTGCTTGAGGATGCAATCCGTGCCAACAAGATGATAAAGACCACCCCGGCATCCGGGGCTTACAAAGGGGTTCCGGTGACCGTAACCCCTTTCAGGGATTGTGATGGGGCAGCGATAGGCGCAATCGGTGTTGTTGATATTACCGGGATCTTTGACCTGGCAACCCTCATGGAGCACCAGTCTGCGATTCTCAAGCAGGTCTGCGGTAAGGATCCCTGCCCCCTGCCATCAGAATCCATCGGAGCTAAGAGGTGA
- a CDS encoding biotin--[acetyl-CoA-carboxylase] ligase, with protein MPDSAFKVLEILERANRPLSGEAMSNELGITRSAVWKHINELRAMGYDISSSQKEGYRLTRTSSRLLPYEIHKKLRTKFVGKTMRYLENTPSTIWVGKQICSEGDVEKMHGLVIIAEEQTGGIGRLGRAWVSPVGGIWITIVLKPNIPIDHVFMVTMAGSVAVARAIRKEFDLGALIKWPNDIFIGDKKVAGLHLELSAEADLIHNCLLSIGIDVNVPLNQFSPSLQKDITSISAEVGHEVDRASFLARILREFETRYLLIESGEYETILREWKSLSCTLEHRVQITTLKNSFEGEAIDIDEFGALIIRKDNGRIERVIAGDCHQR; from the coding sequence ATGCCGGACTCTGCATTTAAGGTGCTGGAAATCCTTGAACGGGCAAATCGTCCGCTGTCAGGCGAGGCAATGAGCAACGAACTGGGTATCACCCGGTCAGCAGTCTGGAAGCATATCAATGAGCTCAGGGCGATGGGATACGACATATCATCCTCACAGAAGGAAGGGTACCGCCTTACCCGGACCAGCAGCAGACTCCTCCCTTACGAGATACACAAGAAGCTCAGGACGAAGTTCGTCGGAAAAACAATGCGGTACCTGGAAAATACCCCCTCGACGATATGGGTCGGCAAACAGATCTGTTCAGAAGGGGATGTGGAGAAGATGCATGGCCTTGTCATCATTGCCGAAGAGCAGACCGGCGGGATTGGCAGGCTGGGACGCGCATGGGTCTCTCCCGTCGGTGGCATCTGGATCACAATCGTACTGAAGCCCAATATCCCCATTGACCATGTTTTTATGGTTACTATGGCCGGATCTGTTGCTGTTGCCCGTGCAATTCGAAAAGAATTCGATCTTGGCGCCCTGATCAAATGGCCAAACGATATTTTCATCGGCGACAAGAAAGTAGCGGGCCTACACCTCGAACTCTCGGCTGAAGCAGATCTCATTCATAACTGCCTGCTGAGTATCGGGATTGATGTCAATGTCCCGCTTAACCAGTTCTCACCATCTCTCCAGAAAGATATCACATCGATCAGCGCCGAAGTCGGCCATGAGGTCGATCGCGCTTCATTCCTTGCACGAATCCTGCGGGAGTTTGAGACCCGCTACCTGCTCATCGAGAGCGGTGAATATGAAACCATACTCCGGGAATGGAAAAGCCTTTCCTGCACGCTCGAGCACCGCGTCCAGATCACCACTTTAAAGAACAGCTTTGAGGGGGAAGCAATTGATATTGACGAATTTGGCGCACTCATCATACGCAAGGACAACGGCAGGATAGAGCGGGTCATTGCCGGGGATTGTCACCAGCGGTAA
- a CDS encoding biotin transporter BioY, whose amino-acid sequence MFGDLKRTRLIAYSAAFVGLIALGSWISIPFFPVPVTLQTLFVLLAAAVMKRNAVIPVTLFVLLGSLGLPVFHNGVAGIGVLLGPTGGYLIGFIPAAFLTGLAYEQTRMTIRVLGIIAGTIVIYIFGLSWLMYSTGMSLIPAVTVGMLPFLAGDAIKAFAAYQIAERLP is encoded by the coding sequence ATGTTCGGTGATCTCAAAAGAACCAGACTTATCGCATATTCAGCTGCATTTGTCGGCCTGATCGCTTTGGGAAGCTGGATCTCGATCCCGTTCTTTCCGGTTCCTGTTACACTCCAGACACTCTTTGTCCTCCTCGCCGCTGCCGTCATGAAGCGCAATGCTGTCATACCGGTCACCTTATTTGTGTTGCTCGGATCTCTGGGGTTGCCGGTTTTTCACAATGGCGTTGCCGGAATCGGGGTTCTTCTCGGCCCGACCGGGGGGTACCTCATCGGTTTCATCCCCGCAGCTTTTCTGACCGGGCTGGCATATGAACAGACCCGGATGACGATCCGCGTTCTTGGGATCATTGCCGGAACGATCGTAATATATATTTTCGGGCTTTCGTGGCTGATGTACTCAACCGGCATGAGCCTTATACCTGCAGTCACCGTGGGTATGCTCCCGTTTCTTGCAGGAGATGCCATCAAAGCGTTTGCAGCGTACCAGATTGCAGAAAGACTCCCATGA
- a CDS encoding energy-coupling factor ABC transporter ATP-binding protein — protein sequence MIEIDSLSHRTLFIDHLSVHPGLTFLVGGNGGGKTTLLRLLSGIDEPESGTISIDGQSPRKVDVGWVNEYPDRSLLFSRVYDEIASTIQFRNTPCDETGKMVKDICGRMGITNLLDRPVHELSGGERALAAIAAALVNEPVLLVLDEYDSHLDPGRCRQIDDIIGTIQSRYVIRCTQQMETAAKGDQVVAIHDGRIVSAGKPAEVFFSLMNTPFYPRSWRKTG from the coding sequence ATGATTGAAATTGATTCTCTCTCCCACAGGACGCTTTTCATCGACCACCTTTCAGTCCATCCGGGATTAACATTCCTGGTCGGGGGGAACGGGGGTGGAAAAACAACCCTGCTGCGCCTCCTCTCCGGCATCGATGAACCTGAATCCGGAACCATCAGCATTGATGGACAATCCCCAAGAAAAGTTGATGTAGGATGGGTTAACGAATACCCGGACAGAAGCCTCCTTTTTTCAAGAGTTTACGATGAGATCGCTTCAACGATCCAGTTCCGGAACACTCCCTGTGATGAGACGGGCAAAATGGTGAAGGATATCTGCGGCAGGATGGGGATTACAAATCTCCTTGACCGCCCGGTGCATGAACTTTCAGGAGGGGAAAGAGCTCTTGCTGCAATTGCAGCCGCACTGGTTAACGAGCCTGTGCTGCTCGTTCTTGATGAATATGACTCCCATCTTGATCCCGGCCGCTGCCGGCAGATCGATGATATCATCGGGACCATACAGTCACGCTATGTCATCCGCTGCACACAGCAGATGGAAACCGCAGCAAAAGGTGATCAGGTTGTTGCCATTCATGATGGACGAATTGTATCAGCCGGAAAGCCGGCTGAAGTTTTTTTCAGCCTGATGAACACGCCGTTTTACCCGCGCTCATGGAGGAAAACCGGTTGA
- a CDS encoding ATP-binding cassette domain-containing protein, which yields MNIQLDKVKVKRGLLALSAQGNFCEGMHLVRGPVGSGKSTLALVMAGLISPLEGTIDRKDITSCMLSLQFPEYHITGQTLAEECRSWGLEPDLLLSAEGFLRKSGENPLKLSRGELKRLHLACVLAKRYDLLLLDEPFSALDCCQKEIFCKRLSGSCDGITIIFTHEQEILPPIDRFWGIRDGMLADLGKQPSTTGSHDVTRRIEGKSGDPEDE from the coding sequence TTGAACATTCAGCTCGACAAGGTAAAAGTGAAACGCGGTCTTTTGGCTCTCAGTGCCCAAGGGAATTTCTGTGAGGGGATGCATCTGGTCCGCGGCCCTGTTGGATCGGGAAAGTCGACGCTTGCCCTTGTCATGGCCGGGCTCATCTCACCTCTTGAGGGTACAATAGATCGTAAGGATATCACGTCCTGTATGCTCTCTCTCCAGTTCCCGGAATACCACATTACCGGCCAGACACTTGCAGAGGAATGCAGATCATGGGGGCTGGAACCGGATCTGCTCCTTTCTGCAGAAGGTTTCTTGAGAAAAAGCGGGGAGAATCCCTTAAAACTCAGCCGGGGCGAACTGAAGCGGCTTCATCTTGCCTGTGTGCTGGCAAAAAGGTATGACCTGCTGCTTCTCGATGAACCATTCAGCGCACTGGACTGCTGTCAGAAAGAGATCTTCTGCAAACGGCTCTCCGGATCTTGTGATGGGATCACTATCATCTTCACGCACGAACAGGAGATTCTCCCCCCTATTGACAGGTTCTGGGGGATCCGGGACGGGATGCTTGCGGATCTGGGGAAACAACCGTCAACAACCGGATCACATGATGTCACACGAAGAATTGAGGGAAAATCCGGGGATCCCGAAGATGAATGA